Genomic window (Rhodothermia bacterium):
CCAGATATTATGGTGGGTACGTCCAAGATAGGATACAGACCGAGACCCTCAAATTGGAGGCGGGACTTCGGTGGGATGTTTTTGATAGCCAAGCCAAGGTTCTGAAAGACCCATACGCTTTGGTCGAAATTGTTCGTGCAGGCGATCTACCGAGCCATCCCGCCAATATTGATCCGTTTGATGGAGTTTTGTATAAAGATGGCGATCCTACTGCGCCTGTTGTAGGCTACCGCAATAAGGATGGTCTTTTCTATGATGTTACCGGAAAAGAGACCACCTTTGATCAGTTGCGTGATCAGTACGGCGCACGTCACGTTTCAACAAAATCAACCTTGACCGAGGCCGTTTTTACACCTTATGCACCCGTTACTCGCCTTTTACCACGCATTGCATTTAGCCTGAAAGCGACCGATAATACCTTGCTGATGGCAAATTATGCCGTTACATCACAGCGCCCGTCCGTAGGCTTTATGAGTCTCTCAAACTATGCGGCTTATAATGGTTCTCTTGAAACAAACAATGCCTTGGAACCAGCCTATACCATTGGCTATAGCATGGGCGTGCAACATAGGCTCTCCGCTCATGCAGCTATTTATGCAGAAGTTTATTCTCGGCAACAAAAAAAACTACCCGGATATAAAAACCTAATCTTTACCTTCCCGTGGTCAAGTCAGGGAATTACACAAAACATAGACCAAAAGCAGATTAAAGGACTTGAAGCAGGTGTTTTTGCACAACATCCGGCAGGTATTTCGGTAGCCGCAAATTACACCTTGCTTATGAGTGAATTGAGATATGGCTTTGGGATTAATCCCTACAAAGGCTTTAGCATCTTGGGTGCTACAGACTACACCCAAAAGCAAACAGTACGGGTGGGCCACAACCAACGTCATCAATTTAACGCCTTATTTAGCTTCCGGCCTATTGGCAAATCACTTCCAACTGTATTCCAGCAACCCTTTTTCAAAGGGGTAGGATTAACCACCCTCTTTGTCTATAAATCAGGATTACCTTATAACACAAACCTCAATCCGTTCGATGCGGTTATTGCAGGCATAGAAAGGATTCCCAGTTTCTCTGTCTCGGAAATGCTAGCAACCTATCGGTTAGACCTGAAGGTGGAAAAGCAATTCGAGTTGGGGTCTTCTACCCAATTGACCGCCTATTTAGAGGTGCAAAATGTATTGAATAGAGGAAATGTATTTAAGGTCTTTGGCTATACCGGACAACCCGACGAAGATGGTTTTCTTAGTAGTCCTAATGGCTTACAAAGCTATCCCATAGGCACGCTTCGTCGTGATCTGTATGAAAATATCGTACTTCATCAGCGCGATTTTTATGGTATGCCCCGCTTAGCGCGGGCAGGCCTTCGGTTTGGGTTCTAACGAATCTAGGCGGTATTTCGGTTGTACCAATGTTAACGTTGCTTAATGTTGCATGTAGTGGGCAACTTGGTAATGACTGCGTTTGCGAATTTCACACGTTCTGCTTTGGAACAAATAGGAAAAGGGCTTTCTTCAGCACCATGCCTACCAATACAGCCCATAAAAG
Coding sequences:
- a CDS encoding TonB-dependent receptor produces the protein MVNYYGYNHLGTTETNQENVEDYMRLLDTNNPSSSIASTAPYRPRYYGGYVQDRIQTETLKLEAGLRWDVFDSQAKVLKDPYALVEIVRAGDLPSHPANIDPFDGVLYKDGDPTAPVVGYRNKDGLFYDVTGKETTFDQLRDQYGARHVSTKSTLTEAVFTPYAPVTRLLPRIAFSLKATDNTLLMANYAVTSQRPSVGFMSLSNYAAYNGSLETNNALEPAYTIGYSMGVQHRLSAHAAIYAEVYSRQQKKLPGYKNLIFTFPWSSQGITQNIDQKQIKGLEAGVFAQHPAGISVAANYTLLMSELRYGFGINPYKGFSILGATDYTQKQTVRVGHNQRHQFNALFSFRPIGKSLPTVFQQPFFKGVGLTTLFVYKSGLPYNTNLNPFDAVIAGIERIPSFSVSEMLATYRLDLKVEKQFELGSSTQLTAYLEVQNVLNRGNVFKVFGYTGQPDEDGFLSSPNGLQSYPIGTLRRDLYENIVLHQRDFYGMPRLARAGLRFGF